TAGGTCTCGTTCAGCCAATCACGTACGACGATTCTGATGTTTGACTCGACGAATTGCGTGCCAGTTACATCGTCCGTAACCTGGAGCGTAATCAGGTGCGTACGAATGTTCTCATGGTCGAGCTTTGAACTGTCTGCGACCTGTAGGCGGGCAGTTCCATTGACCATGACTATTTTGAACCGACCATCTGTATCTGCCCACCTCATAGTGCCATCGCCATTATCGATGCCGATCTTGTAGGTGTAAGTGTGACCTGTGTTCACGTTTACCGACAGCGACGCTATGTTGGAATTGTCGCGTGATAGTTCCTGAACCCAGTTACTGGACAGGCGAATATCGGACGGACTTTGGGTGCTATCGCCATAGAGAAGTCCATCGATAAAGACACGTTCGATACCGTTGCTCCTCAGGTTAGAGACAAAAGCGTGCACCGCAGCGTCGTCGCCGATGTTCCTCGAGAGAGCGTAAACGACGTCGTTGCCTAGATCGCCGCCTTGATCGAATTCGATGACATCTCCAGCATCCATAAGATAGTAGGTGTCATTGCCTGCTCCTCCGTGAAGAGTATCAGCGGATCCATCACCTATCGCATTACCTTTGCTGTCGAACGTACCTCCAGTGAGAATGTCGTTGCCCTCTCCGCCTTCGAGAGAGTCATTGCCTGTTCCACCTTCAAGAAGGTCATCTCCATCACCGCCGAGGAGCGTGTCGTTGTCGGCACCACCCTGGAGTACGTCGTTGCCGAGTCCGCCCATGAGCGTGTCCTCGCCCTCGCCGCTATCGAGCAGGTCGTGACCGCCGCCATTGCCTGACTCATTTCCTTCATCATCGGAGATGAGATCGTTTCCTGCGCCGCCCCTGAGGGTGTCGTTTCGCGTGCTGCCGTAGATGGTATTGGCTTGGTTGTTGCCAGTCAGCTCGACGTCGAAATCGAGACCATCGACCACCGAGAGGATCTCGACGCCGAACTTGTCGTCGAGGGTATAGCTCGCGATATGAACGTTAGCCCGATCCTGGCTTCCGCCTTTCTCAGGATCGAGAGGCTCGTCCTCGATCTCATCGCCAACAAAGATCTCGTAGACGTCATCCAGTCCGCTGCCCTGGCCTCCGTAGGGATTCTCGCTATCGTCGATGTAGATCTCTTCGATGCCTTTCCCCCAATGTTGCTCGGCAAAAGCCTGAATCGCCTTCCAGTCGACTTGATCCCCATTCATGAAGTTCTTTGACAGGATATAAACCTTGTCGAAGCCTTCATCAGTCTCGCCGCCGAAATCGATGATGTCAGCAGCATCCATCAGGTAGTAGACGTCGTCGCCTGCGCCAGCGTGGAGAGTATCCTCCGCGCCATCACCGATGACCTCGCCGTTCTCATCGATCAGGCCGCCGTTGAGCGTGTCATTGCCGTCGCCGCCGATGAGCTCGTCGCGGCCATCGCCGCCGCGCAAGACGTCGTTGTCGGCTCCGCCATTCATGACGTCATTGCCGTCGCCGCCAATGAGAAGGTCATCGTCGGCACCGCCATCGAGGTTGTCGTCACCCTCGCCACCGAAGAGCCGGTCGATTCCGGCACCACCGTTCAGGGTGTCGTTGCCGCCCCGTCCGTTGAGATCGTTGGCGCCATCGTTGCCGATAAGGATGTTGCCCTCAAGATCGCTGCCGGTGAGATTGATCGGACCTTCGCCGTCTGCCGCTTGAACGACCTCGACGCCGCTCTGCTCCTCCAATGTGAAGTCGATGCTGGAAACGATAGTGTCCTGGCCGCCTGCCTCGTTGTCATCTTCGAAGACTGTGTCGCCATCACTGTCAATGATGTAGGTGTCATTGCCGGCGCCGCCGGTCATGACGTCCTTGCCCTCACCACCGTCGAGGAGGTCGTTGCCGGCACCGCCGGTGACGCCGTCGTCGCCGCCGCCGCCATTAAGGATGTTGCCGCTGTCGTTACCTTCAACGGCGTTGCCGAGGTTGTTGCCCGAGAGCGTGTTTCCACCTCCCGCAGCCGCATCCAGCTTCAAAACCTCCACTTCTTCGTCCGCATCCAGGGCGAAGCTACCATAAGCGATCACAGTATCGGTTCCGCCGTCAGTAGCTTCATGCACGCGGTCGCCCGTGGTCACATGGTAGGTGTCATTGCCCTGCCTGCCTCTCAGCGTGTCAGTGCCTGACCCGCCATCCAGGATGTCGTCACCTTCGCCGCCGTCGAGCGAATCGTTGCCTTCGCTGCCGGCGAGTTCGTCGTTACCATCGCGGCCCTCCAGCGTGTCGCCGCCGCCTGCACCGTGCAGTGTATTGGCTTCGTTGTTGCCGGTGATTTTGTCAGCATCGTCCGTGCCGATCACATGCACGTCGTTGACCCCTACCTGGATCTCAATCTCCTCGATCCCGGTCGAGATGCTGTAAGTGCCGGAGGCCGTGATGATGACCTTGTCCAGGGCGCCACTCGCG
The Paenibacillus sp. genome window above contains:
- a CDS encoding calcium-binding protein; protein product: MIVEDIAESGGTADKAYIHIGKYELQDTVGVEILKVGDEVAFGVEITGNMFANTIIGGVGNDSLNGAGGNDSIVGQNGDDTLDGGDGDDTLEGGIGNDTYHVYGSEKIIDADGDEDAVVVFTSGVYTLAGSIENGKVGGNTTGVHLVGNSQGNDLTGNNEANTLDGAGGSDSLAGHDGVDSLVGGEGDDTLDGGVGADILVGGSGDDSYYLDDAGDEVTDASGALDKVIITASGTYSISTGIEEIEIQVGVNDVHVIGTDDADKITGNNEANTLHGAGGGDTLEGRDGNDELAGSEGNDSLDGGEGDDILDGGSGTDTLRGRQGNDTYHVTTGDRVHEATDGGTDTVIAYGSFALDADEEVEVLKLDAAAGGGNTLSGNNLGNAVEGNDSGNILNGGGGDDGVTGGAGNDLLDGGEGKDVMTGGAGNDTYIIDSDGDTVFEDDNEAGGQDTIVSSIDFTLEEQSGVEVVQAADGEGPINLTGSDLEGNILIGNDGANDLNGRGGNDTLNGGAGIDRLFGGEGDDNLDGGADDDLLIGGDGNDVMNGGADNDVLRGGDGRDELIGGDGNDTLNGGLIDENGEVIGDGAEDTLHAGAGDDVYYLMDAADIIDFGGETDEGFDKVYILSKNFMNGDQVDWKAIQAFAEQHWGKGIEEIYIDDSENPYGGQGSGLDDVYEIFVGDEIEDEPLDPEKGGSQDRANVHIASYTLDDKFGVEILSVVDGLDFDVELTGNNQANTIYGSTRNDTLRGGAGNDLISDDEGNESGNGGGHDLLDSGEGEDTLMGGLGNDVLQGGADNDTLLGGDGDDLLEGGTGNDSLEGGEGNDILTGGTFDSKGNAIGDGSADTLHGGAGNDTYYLMDAGDVIEFDQGGDLGNDVVYALSRNIGDDAAVHAFVSNLRSNGIERVFIDGLLYGDSTQSPSDIRLSSNWVQELSRDNSNIASLSVNVNTGHTYTYKIGIDNGDGTMRWADTDGRFKIVMVNGTARLQVADSSKLDHENIRTHLITLQVTDDVTGTQFVESNIRIVVRDWLNETYRTAKSSDDVFKGGIGDDTYFGGGGSDTFIGGRGADFFNGGVGGDKFVFTTNPVAAEVDTIADFSIGEDKIHLSSEIFDLLGRIGQGLDANTFFAGVQAQSATHRIIYDNTGDVGVLLYDADGSGQKAAVAIAKLTNKANLSFNDFLVI